Genomic DNA from Prunus persica cultivar Lovell chromosome G1, Prunus_persica_NCBIv2, whole genome shotgun sequence:
gtgtgtgtgtgtgtgtgtgagagagagagagagagagagagagagagagagagagagagagagagagagagaaatgtgaTTGTGAAGGGAGGGGAGCATAATGTTGGGTTGACAGGTGAAAGAGTGAGGGTATAAGGTGGATGTGGGCATTGGCGGATCCAAAAATTTTTTAGCAGAGGTACAATATTgtctaagtatgaaaaatagttttttggaataatcattttctcaagataatttttagcggcttttattccttacacatcaaataagaaaacttgattttatgggattttagtatgaagtatatattgacttaatgagccatcatttttagcctaaatcgtattttacATTAAAAccgaattttcatattttgatttggtgggaaattgattttttagtatttttatttgaatccaaatggagggtacttccttatttacattgtaaacttaagtaaatggagtaatacaaaaataaataaaagtaaaagaacaaagacatttacttaaatgttgaaaatgaaaataaagtaatcTGTACATCAATTGAGTAAAAGGGCAATTTGAAACACCTACAATGGTTTTTCCGGCGTGAGGAGGTGCAGGAAAATAAAGTAATCTGTACATCAATTGAGTAAAGGGGCAATTTGAAACACCTACAATGGTTTTTCCGGCGTTGGGAGGTGCAGCTGTACCTCCTTGTGCCTTACTAGGTCCGCCAGTGGATATGGGGGTGGTTGGTCCCGAATGCTATTTTAGGGCTTGGAATGGTTTCTGATTTCTATGAAAAAGGTCGGTGATAGTTTctggaaaaagagagagatgaaggatTAGGATAATGTATTATTTGATTGATAGATATGTATGTgacttgggcccacttaatcTTGTCGGGTGGTTTAGTATAGGATAATGTATTATTTGCTTGACATGACATATAcattatttctatatttatttaatgaattaattctCAAAATACAGCTTGGATTAAAGCATGACCAACATTGTATGTTATATTGGGCTTGAAATATCTTTGAATTTCTTGTGAcattttgggcctcaacatcACCAATACTATTTAAACCTTATTGTATTCTTAAAAGCCAATAATGTGTTGCCAcatatatttgtatttaattaataaattatttttaatttttagttcaATACGGGTTGTCACTATATAGGATTGTTACCCGTTCttttaactaaaattttcGGTTTGAATTGGTATGGtagaattaaaatataaaataataatttaaccaaatcaaatcagcCGTTAATTCGATACAATTGATACACCACGaatttttcagataagatGCCACCCCTACTTGTAGGTAAGTCGTTAACAATATgaggaatgctagcaaccttctcttttggacattctcccttttttgcttgacatgtgtcattGTCCTTACACTTAAAccaatgtcattaatatattatacaagctaacttttgctttccaagtttacccttattaaatatattcaatttatccaaaacaatttcacaactttcttaccaccttattattattatttttaatgtcaaattttttatttaagaaaatgtctacttttaaaaaaaaagaaaaaaaaagaaagaggaaatgtCCCTTTTTTTAAGGTCAAGTTTagacttatttttttatttaaaaaaaaaaaaggacatttcctctttttttttaaaagcaaacattttcttttttaaaaataattgatgttaaaaaaatttaataagattgtaagaaagttgtaaaatttgtttggataaattgaatacatttaataagggtaaacttggaaaacaaaagttagcttgtataatatattaatgacattgttttaagtgtaaggagaATGACATATGTCAagcaaaaaatggagaaggttcaaaagagaaagttaGAGAGAAGGTTACTAGTATTCTCCCACAAGTTAACCTCATTTTAAGTACCTAATCAAAAGATAAAGGTATTGAATTATCTTATCCGATTGATAGGTACATAAGtaaaaaaattgtcaaattgtAGTCAATGTGCACACAAATAACTCACTTGCAAAACCATGAATACACCCAAATCAAACAACAACGAGAGACATGAAAATTTACTCCAACTAAAAAGAGCAACATCAATATACCGCAACCAACAATATTATACCAATTGTATGTATACTACCTTTTGCAATTATTAATAACAAACTTCTAAACACAAATATGGTATAAATGATAATACTTCCATAGCCAAAAGGACAAATGATATGCAacttcaaaaaggaaaataaatgatAACCATTAGAAAATACTTGTACGATTGTAACTAGAAATTTAGACactaattaaaatcaaaagttTTAACAAAGAGTTTCAATCACTTTGTTCTAGACAAGCCATCAAAGGCATTTTGGTCTATAGACGCAGAGTTTCCCCTAATGGCAAAGCCAAGTAACAAAAAGAAGCCTTCCTTTTTCCTCTTAAGAAATCATGCAGTCCCAATCCTCCAATTCAAATCCggctgaaaataaaaaaagaaaattagaaaatggaGATGGTAGTAGCAACCACTAGATAGAATCAAGAGAACAGAAAATGAATGCATAACAACCAACAAACAGGCACAAGAAAATAGGCAGATATATAAGCTATGAAAACTTACAGAGGAATTTTTGGCTTTAGGAAGAGCCTCTTCAAAAGCAGTACAATCATAACTCGATTCATCAAACAGGCAGCTTGTTATATCTCTTACTGCTGCCAACCCTGCATAAAAAGTGGTAACAGATAAATGAAGCTAATTTTTATGCATGAAATCTGAGGAATTATTTTACGAAAAAAACTCTGTTACCACTTGATTttagtgaaaaagaaaactcaagGTTTATGCAACCCCAGAAAGTTTACCAAACCCGCATAGTTaaccaaaatttcaatctaAGTTTAGGGTCTGTGGCACTTCGCCGCGACCTTCAAGACTGATAAAGCATACAGATTGTATACCATAATTTCAAACTTCTATGCAGTATTAGAGAAGATTAGCAACTTCAGACACTTTTTACATGTCTGCGAAATGCAAAATATTGGTCACATTTGCTTTAAAGCATCAacttgcaaaaataaaaacgaagaAGCAAAGTTGTGTCAGAGAATTAATGTAACTAAGTTTATGCAAACAATTTTAGAAATATCATTTTAGTACCTCTTCACGTCCTCTGCCTTTGCAATATCATAGAGCGAAAGAAAGGATGGACTGTAAGCAATTGGCTGAAATGACCACTTCTTAGTCGAAggaatctttatttttctgaagctcttttcttcttgattATAACAAACTACACGCTCAAAGTTGTAGAACATCAGGATTTCCCCAGTGCTCAAAAACATAATTGGATTATACCTATCACAGATTCGTTCCGTCCAAAGGCCAAACAGGTTTTCAAAAGCAAGAATTTTAGTCCAAGACTCTTGCACACCATACTCCTTCATAACCCACATGTCCAGTTTGCTAGCATCATCCTCAAGCACACATAGATGGAGACAACCTCCTATCACTTCCAATGTCAAACTATACGGAAATTGATTCTTTGCTAGCAAACTAGGTAGTGATAATGGCCGGAATTGTTCTCTTTCAAAGTCGAAAGATTGTATAACCTTGGAACTTATACTTCTACCACCATAGGGAATCCAATGAACAGCTCCATGAAGAAAATTATTGAACGATAAGTTATTAAAATCCCCAGGAGGAGGAGGTCCAATGCTTCTCCATGCCCCTCCTGCGCCAATGGTGTAAATCTCAGCCTCAGTGTCCGGGTTGTTCAACTGAAACACCTTGTACACATTGGTCCTGACGCTAAAACCAAGTCCCACAATAAGCCACTTGTCGTTTCTATTAGCAGGTGGAATGGTGATGTACTCGCCCAAAACAGGGTTGCACACATACAGGGGAAAGCCTTCATTAGCTCCAAAACAAAGCAGACCATTACATGAGTTTATCAAGCGAAATTCGGGCATGGCGTCGTCAACGGGAGGTAGGGTATTTCTGGGAGAAAACGTTATTTCCTCGAGCTGCAAATCTGAACCAGGAGCAGCACATGCTTCTGCTTGTAGATGGGTAAAATAAAGTTCCATTGGTTTTGTTAGAGGGGGAGGAAGGAAGATCTCGATCAAGATGCCAAAGGGTGATCTTGAAGCGTGGAGATGAGTAAACTGAGGGTCAGAGATTATAGAAAGCCACGCTTTGCACACGCACCTGCAGTTGAAAAGGGTCTTGACAGAGAGCCTTGAGAGGATGTCCATGGTTATACCCAGTGGAAGTTGCAGGAACCGTTGGGTTGCCATTCTACTGCTTGCTCTTTCTTGCTGATCGCTCTTCTTCTCCTTGAATTCAATCGTATAGGAATAATTTTGCCAGTCTGGCCAGAAAAGAAGCACAGCTTTTGGTACAGAGATGCAAATAGAAAAGGTTTGTTGTTAAATTTGAGTTCAAATTAAGAGAAGAATTAGGTTAATATAGAGATGGGTTGGCTTGGGATGATCCAGGaaagattggattggatttgaaGTTGCAAACTTGAAATTGCTAAAAATTGCAGAACTTGGACATCTGATGAAATGTGTGTTGAGAATGGGAACAAGAAAGCAAATAACTCAAACGCAAGAACTGGATTGAATGACTTATTATTGAACAGCAACCTTTGGTTATTATATAGCCTTACATGAACTAACAAACAGCTGAAATACAGCCCACGATTCACACTAACAGAAACGTGGTAACGTGCATAAGGAAAGAGTCAAAAACAGTAAACAAGTCTCCCTACATAGTAGGAACTTATttgaaacagaaaacaaacctAAATATCTGAGAATCCTATACTAATAAGGAATCCCAAACCCGTCAACGTGAATGGGTTAGGGTTTTGCAGACAACATATGTGAGTCAAAGGAGAACAAGAGTTTTTGACGAGACTGCGGCGGCGAACGAGAGATAGGAGGGGGTGCTCGCTGAGAGGACTTCACTGGATTTTTCAAAGAGAAAATTGCCCTACACGGTGTAGGACAAGGAATGAATGcggacccaaaaacaattgTGGGAGACAAAAAGGCTTTGGTGGAATGAGTGCCCCTTGGCTTGGCAATATTCCTAAGATGCACGCAAGGTGCTCGACGAAATGCAACAGCGAAGCCTGGGCTTCGCTCACAGGCGGGCGCCTAATTTTTTagaccaaaacgacgtcgctTTGGAACAGgccatttcaaatttttttaataacctGGCATCAAAACGACATCATTTTGAGCcaggctttaaaaaaaaaattttaaacccGACGTTGTTTTGGCATCTCCCCTTCTTCTAACCGACgttatatttttgttgttgttaattgatattgttatatttttgttgttgataaatatttttttaattgatattgtcatatttttcttcttttctttctttcttttttataattaagtgAGTCGAGGTGGAAAGCCAGAAAATATGGGTGTGTAGCTCGAGGTGAAAAGCCAGAAAATATGAGTGCTGAGAACAAGGGATGAGATCCCAACATGCTTTTGTTATTCAAGGACGTTGTCTGATGCTTTTCTTACCATTTAAACCAGGACGTTCTTCAAtctgaaaacaaaagcaaactaGAGAGAAAACATAAGcagaaatcaatcaaaaatGTATTCCCTTCGATTCCTGAAACTTCAACAGATTTGAATTTATCCTTTGATCCTTcttcaaaccaaaaaacaacacATGAAAATGTTGTCTTTCCACACTCCAATTTTCACACCGATTTTACTTCTATGCAAGCTGCAAATATGCACAATTAAATTCCAGCAACTATGAACATGCTTACACCATATGCGAACTTGATAATGGCAAGGAGGTTTGACAAGACTGCAGCAGAAGagaccaatttttttaatgctcACCGTGCTAGTTCGATAGCAAATGTAGGATTGCGTCTGCTAGCAAAGAAACCAAGAGTGTGCTTCATTGACTGCTCTGGTCGCATCCTTGAAGGCTGAAGTTGCTGAATTGCATGGGCAACTCAAGCAATCAAACTAACATATAGAAgcactaaaaaagaaaaatcgtTTCCTTGTTTAATAATGCTCAAAAAGTAAActtacaaaattgttttgattggacattatttttacaatttgaACTGTATATATGACCCTCTTTAAAAGTAGGCCAGCAACAACTTGTTTAACAAAAGTTGTGTCACATTTATATATCACCCTAAAGGTCTGCTCCTGCgggccccccccccccccccccccaaaaaaaaggtcTTAATCAAGATCCCAATGGGTGATCTTGCAGAGTTGGGGTCAGCAAATTGAGGGTCAGAAATTATAGAAAGCCAGGCCTTGCAAACGCACTTGCAGCTAAAGAGAGTCTTTTATGGGGAGAAATTATTGTATGGTATTGTAATTCggcattgcaatttgcataCAGCTAAAGACGGTGGTATATTCACAGACAGCCATCGCATTTGATATTAAACAAAAGATTAACACTAGTCAAGATTATAGGTTAGCTTTAACACTAGTAAAATCATGAGAAAACTACAGGACAGAAATAAGCCATAAAACCCCTTCCgccaacaaaattaaattaaattaaattaaattaaattaaaaaaaaacttataagtATATAACTAGGCACGTCGACATTCCCAAAAggttttaacccaaaaaaagttACATCTTGCATTTTGGTCTATGGAAGCGGAGCTATCCCGAAGAATTCTCAGGAGGAACCTGCGTTGGAGCATCGTTGACACAATAGGAACCCCTTACCCCTGAAAACATAGCCCAAGTTCTCACCGCATCGAGCACATGGGAATCCCATTGCGGTAAAATCCGGCTGAAAAGAGATTGTGTAGCAAAGAGACACAGCAACAACCATCAGATGGattcaataaaacaaaaattgattaCAATAAAATAGATAGATACATGAACTACGACAACTCACCGTCGCAGAGGAATTCATGGAGTTAGGAAGACCTCCTTCAAAGGCAGGCCAGGCATAGCCTGAGTTAAGTTTTGTGGACTTGTGGTGTGGCATCCCAGAGCCAGCATAATCAAAACTCCCTTCAGCAGACAACTTGTCACAATTCTTAGAGCCTTGCACCCTGCATATCATATATTGAGCATGCCAAAATGATTTGATATACTCATTGGCCAATGTCACAGCCTTCTTTCAGAATATCCATATATTGAACACATTTATAGAGTGATAATAATTGTTTACAGGTAGCATCCTAACCATTGacaatatctttttatttttcaatcccTAAAGATTTTCAAAGAAGTGTTTTGAGTATTACTTTAGAATCCAGGAGACAatccaacaaacaaaattcaaaggcTCAAAGCAGACAATATGTCACcaattgatttttgtggaaaataaactcatctaatttaaccccaaaaaaaaaatttgaacaaacCACATAATTCCGAAAAAGGATCTTGCATACACCAGTATTCTGATCAGTCATATAGATTGGATATCGTATCAAAAATTTCATACGCAATTTCATGGGAGATTGGCAGAATTTAAGATACCATAGATTTCCGTATTTGAAACATGCAATACATAATTTCCCTACATTGACATCAACTTCCACAAATAGAGAGCAAAACAAGAAGTTGTAACAGAGAAATAGAACTAAATTATGCATGTATGTTGTTGAAGAATAATTTCAGTACCTTTTCACCTCCTCTGCCTTTGAAATATCATAGAGTGAAACAAAGCATGGGCTGTAACCAATTGCATGAAACTCAGATCGAGTCCGAGTAATTCTAGTTTCCCTGAAACTCATCCTTTTCTGATTATAGCAAACAACAACCCAATCATTGTAGGACATTACGATTTCCCCATTGCTCAAAAACAGCATCGGTTCATACAAATCACAGCTAAGTTCTCTTGGATACAAGTTTTCAATAACAAAAGTTTTAGCCCAAGACTCTTGGACACCATAATCCTTCATAACCCACATGACAAATTTGCTAGAATCATCcccaaacacacacaaaacgaGGCAACCTTCCCACACTCCCAACTTCAAACAGTCTGAAAATTGCTTCTGTAGTGGTCCAAAGTAGCTAGGTGGGGGCAGTGCCTGAAATTGTTCTGTTTCAAAGTTGAAAGAATTTATAAGCTCAGGAACATCCCTAAAACAGGAAATCCAATGAAGAGCTCCATGAAGATAAGCATTGAAGGGTAACTGAGGACCAAGGCTCCCAGAAGCCTTTCCAATGCTTCTCCAAAATCCTGTACCAATGGTGTATATCTCTGCCTCATAGTTGTAACTTGTGACCGGTTCACTCGACTGAAGAAAAGATTGCAACACCTTATACTCACCGGTTCCGACGCTAAAACCAAGTCCAACACAATTGAAAGATGGCCTACCCTTACCAGAGCGTTCAATGGTGATGAACTCACCCAAAACTGGATTGCACACATACAAAAGGCCACCTCTTTCGGGTCCagacaaacaaattaaaccaTTGCACGAGTTCATTAGATTAAATTCAGAAATGGGTAGGCTAGTTTTTGGGGTAAACCTCATTTTCTCGAGCCGCCAGCGAGAATCAGCAGATTCCTCTATCTGGGCAAAGTCAAGTCTCCTAGTTATGCTTTTAGGGGGAAAGGTCTTGATCAATATGCCAATGGGTGATCTTGAAATGCAGAGATGGGCAAATTGAGGGTCAGAGATTAGAGAAAGCCAGGCTTTGCAAACGCACCTGCAGTTGAAGAGGGTGTTGATGGTGAGCCTTGAGAGAATGTCCATGACCAAAGCCCGCTGAAGTTGTAGAATTTTGCAAGGACCATTGGGTTGCCATTGTTCTTGCTGTTTGCTGCTGATTGGTGGTGTTTGCGCTACTCTCTTCTTTGAGGTCATAGggtttttccctttcttttctctcgGCATCatagatgggtttttgatttGCGGAGGAAATGGGAGGGAAACGACCGGGAAAGTCGTGTTTTTTAGGGAATTCCAGAATCAAAGCCGAAGGGCAGAGGAGAGCTTGTGCTTTTGGGCTGGTATCTTTCTTCCTTTGGTGGGCTCAGTCACCTCTTGGACTGACGATGTAGTCTTGTGCACTTCATAGACTTTCTGAGCCAGCCACGTATTATTGCTCTGCtgaatgtgttttttttttttgcttttttcaaTGTTAAAAGAGAGCTCAATTTGCAGTAATCATCCTTGAAATTTACTCAAATTTTCACTTTAGtccttgtaatttttttttttgcagtttCGTGATAGAGACTTGGTTTGACTCTTTCATATTCATATAGCTTGGCTAAATTCCAACCTCACAATAATCAACAATGGGCTAATGATCTGTAATTAAAGGATGAGAGCAGattagtttagtttttttgtgttaactttttctatttttattttttatacatttgattttaaaattttaactttattaattttaattgtttataaCATAATACaaagtttttattgttttttggttCGTGTGGCGCAAATTCAGTGGTCAATATGGAGTTATGAATGCCACGTTATCATTTAACGGAAAACTTAAACAATCAAACTAATGGAGGTACGAAAATGGTAGTAAAatcaatatgaaaaaaattcttatagTAAAGTCTGAATTTTGGGAAACTTCCGGATAGTAAAGTGAAATTTAcccttaaaataaatttggaatGGCCCTGACGACTGACTATTCATGAAACATAGCAGGccatgaaacaagaaactacACACAGAGAGGTTTTATTGCCACTTTAGTAAAATTATAACACATCATTCATCGCTCACCCTCGACTTACTAACAATCACTGCATATCAGATTATAAATCTTGGTCTTCAAGCAAGGCAAGAACCACACTAAGGTTTTAAGTGTGCACAACAAACTTGATCAGAAGACTTCACAGTGTAGACTTCCCTGGAACAAGCTTGACCGAAACGCTGTTGACACAATGGCGTTCATCGGTCGGCACCTTGTGCCCCTCCCCTTTAAAAACATGGCCCAAGTGACCGCCACAAGCTGCACATGTGATCTCAGTTCTCCTCCCATCAGGGTCAGGCTGAAACACAGAGTTGCTTCAGTTCTataaaatttcagcaaaaTGTATAGGACAATACCTTTAACAAACAACTTATACATTATTATTAGCAATAGAAAGTTAGAGGCTTACAGAGCGGTTTATGGCTCCAGGCAGACCCTCATAGAATGCAGGCCAACCGCATCCGGAGTCGAACTTGGTAGTTGACTTATAGAGTGGTGTTCCACAACCAGAACAATTGTAAACCCCTTCTTCAAAAACCTTGTCATATTCCCCAGTGAATTTTGGCCTGTATGTCATCAA
This window encodes:
- the LOC18792802 gene encoding peptide methionine sulfoxide reductase B5, with protein sequence MAAPGSVQKSEEEWRAVLSPEQFRILREKGTEPKFTGEYDKVFEEGVYNCSGCGTPLYKSTTKFDSGCGWPAFYEGLPGAINRSPDPDGRRTEITCAACGGHLGHVFKGEGHKVPTDERHCVNSVSVKLVPGKSTL
- the LOC18790826 gene encoding F-box protein At3g07870, whose product is MMPREKKGKNPMTSKKRVAQTPPISSKQQEQWQPNGPCKILQLQRALVMDILSRLTINTLFNCRCVCKAWLSLISDPQFAHLCISRSPIGILIKTFPPKSITRRLDFAQIEESADSRWRLEKMRFTPKTSLPISEFNLMNSCNGLICLSGPERGGLLYVCNPVLGEFITIERSGKGRPSFNCVGLGFSVGTGEYKVLQSFLQSSEPVTSYNYEAEIYTIGTGFWRSIGKASGSLGPQLPFNAYLHGALHWISCFRDVPELINSFNFETEQFQALPPPSYFGPLQKQFSDCLKLGVWEGCLVLCVFGDDSSKFVMWVMKDYGVQESWAKTFVIENLYPRELSCDLYEPMLFLSNGEIVMSYNDWVVVCYNQKRMSFRETRITRTRSEFHAIGYSPCFVSLYDISKAEEVKRVQGSKNCDKLSAEGSFDYAGSGMPHHKSTKLNSGYAWPAFEGGLPNSMNSSATPDFTAMGFPCARCGENLGYVFRGKGFLLCQRCSNAGSS
- the LOC18792843 gene encoding F-box protein At3g07870: MATQRFLQLPLGITMDILSRLSVKTLFNCRCVCKAWLSIISDPQFTHLHASRSPFGILIEIFLPPPLTKPMELYFTHLQAEACAAPGSDLQLEEITFSPRNTLPPVDDAMPEFRLINSCNGLLCFGANEGFPLYVCNPVLGEYITIPPANRNDKWLIVGLGFSVRTNVYKVFQLNNPDTEAEIYTIGAGGAWRSIGPPPPGDFNNLSFNNFLHGAVHWIPYGGRSISSKVIQSFDFEREQFRPLSLPSLLAKNQFPYSLTLEVIGGCLHLCVLEDDASKLDMWVMKEYGVQESWTKILAFENLFGLWTERICDRYNPIMFLSTGEILMFYNFERVVCYNQEEKSFRKIKIPSTKKWSFQPIAYSPSFLSLYDIAKAEDVKRVGSSKRYNKLPV